The following proteins are encoded in a genomic region of Thermothielavioides terrestris NRRL 8126 chromosome 5, complete sequence:
- a CDS encoding histone deacetylase-like protein (Contains conserved domain Hist_deacetyl[pfam00850]), with protein sequence MTKTTDPAGVERSRPLYYRLNTPKKRVAYFYDSDIGNYAYVTGHPMKPHRIRLAHSLVMNYDIYRFMEIYRAKPAVTSEMTQFHTDEYIEFLQKVTPDNMDSFMREQTKYNVGDDCPVFDGLFEFCGISAGGSMEGAARLNREKCDIAINWAGGLHHAKKSEASGFCYVNDIVLAILELLRFKKRVLYVDIDVHHGDGVEEAFYTTDRVMTVSFHKYGEYFPGTGELRDIGIGNGKYYAVNFPLRDGIDDVSYETIFEPVIEAVMKYYQPEAVVLQCGGDSLSGDRLGCFNLSMRGHANCVNYVRSFGLPTLVLGGGGYTMRNVARTWAYETGRLIGVEMDSVLPYNEYYEYYGPDYELDVRASNMENANSYEYLEKIKAAVIENLKRTAHAPSVQMQDVPRQGLGTSDEQDAEMDDRDEDENKDVRVTQRQWEKRVEREDEFEDSDDENLARVNGSYKAIGRSRQETNFRNAKKDDDAMDIDTGVASHGEPATEAAANNDDTMIDEALAEVLAETEKADAEKPAAKEQAPDGENAKVDGDGDVDMAEPSAADEKPTDATIKKEEVEGISAAAAAPTKTPPADEADATAGGDAKAAAAKQRASPSPVAGGADAKPAEAVASAEPAEKAPDAASPRAGDEQAKA encoded by the exons ATGACCAAGACAACCGACCCGGCGGGTGTCGAGCGCTCCCGCCCGCTGTACTACCGCCTCAACACCCCGAAGAAGAGGGTCGCTTATTTCTACGACTCCGACATTGGCAACTATGCCTACGTGACCGGCCACCCGATGAAGCCGCACCGTATTCGCCTGGCCCACAGCCTGGTGATGAACTACGACATCTACCGGTTTATGGAGATCTAC CGCGCGAAGCCGGCTGTGACGTCCGAGATGACGCAGTTTCACACCGACGAGTACATCGAGTTCCTCCAGAAGGTCACGCCTGACAACATGGACTCCTTTATGAGAGAGCAGACCAAGTACAATGTCGGCGATGACTGCCCAGTCTTTGACGGCCTCTTCGAGTTCTGCGGCATCAGCGCAGGCGGCAGCATGGAGGGTGCGGCCCGCCTCAACCGCGAGAAGTGCGACATTGCGATCAATTGGGCGGGTGGTCTTCACCACGCGAAGAAGAGCGAGGCTAGCGGTTTTTGCTACGTCAATG ACATCGTTCTTGCCATTCTCGAGTTGCTCCGATTCAAGAAGCGCGTTCTCTACGTCGACATTGACGTCCACCacggcgatggcgtcgaGGAGGCCTTCTACACCACCGATCGCGTCATGACCGTTTCGTTCCACAAGTACGGAGAGTACTTCCCCGGCACCGGCGAGCTTCGCGACATCGGCATCGGCAACGGCAAGTACTATGCCGTGAACTTCCCGCTCCGCGACGGCATCGACGATGTCTCGTACGAGACCATTTTTGAGCCCGTCATCGAGGCCGTCATGAAGTACTATCAGCCGGAGGCCGTTGTTCTCCAGTGCGGTGGCGATAGCCTCTCCGGCGACCGCTTGGGTTGCTTCAACCTCAGCATGCGCGGTCACGCAAACTGCGTCAATTACGTGCGCTCTTTCGGTCTGCCCACTCTTgtgcttggcggcggtggctaCACGATGCGCAACGTTGCCCGCACGTGGGCCTACGAAACCGGCCGCCTCATCGGCGTCGAGATGGACTCAGTCCTGCCGTACAATGAGTACTACGAA TATTATGGTCCCGACTACGAGCTTGATGTGCGCGCCTCCAACATGGAGAACGCGAACAGCTACGAGTACCTcgagaagatcaaggccgcAGTCATCGAGAACCTGAAGCGGACCGCTCACGCCCCCTCCGTGCAGATGCAAGACGTTCCTCGCCAGGGTCTGGGCACCTCTGACGAACAGGATGCCGAGATGGATGACCGCGATGAGGACGAGAACAAGGACGTCCGCGTGACGCAGCGTCAGTGGGAGAAGCGCGTTGAGCGCGAAGACGAATTCGAGGACTCTGACGATGAGAATCTCGCCCGCGTCAATGGCTCCTACAAGGCCATCGGCCGTTCCCGTCAGGAGACCAACTTCCGCAACGCCAAGAAGGACGATGATGCAATGGACATCGACACCGGCGTTGCTTCCCACGGCGAGCCTGCCACCGAGGCGGCTGCCAATAACGACGACACCATGATCGACGAGGCCTTGGCCGAAGTTCTCGCCGAGACCGAGAAGGCTGACGCCGAGAAGCCTGCCGCGAAGGAGCAGGCCCCCGACGGCGAGAATGCCaaggtcgacggcgacggggacGTTGATATGGCCGagccctccgccgccgacgagaaGCCCACCGACGCGACCATTAAGAAGGAAGAAGTCGAGGGCATctcggctgccgcggcggcgcccaccAAGACCCcgccggccgacgaggccgacgcgactgcgggcggcgacgccaaGGCCGCTGCTGCGAAGCAGCGGGCTTCTCCTTCCcctgtcgccggcggcgctgatgccaagccggccgaggcggtTGCTTCCGCCGAGCCGGCGGAGAAggcgcccgacgccgccagcCCTCGGGCCGGCGACGAACAGGCCAAGGCCTAA